The Leptospirales bacterium sequence CGCTCTGGCCGTAGATACTATCCCCGATGTCTTTCGTGCAGTGGAAGCGCTCAGCAGCGCCAACTTTGGCGTGGTTCCCGTGGACAATACAACAGAAGGCGCCGTTGGCGTGACGCTGGAGATGTTTCTGCGCAGCGAGCTGAAGGTTTACGCCGAACACTACATCCGCGTTACGTTGAATCTGTTGCATCACGAAGAGATGGATCTATCCGCGGTACGCCGCATCTATACGCTGCGCATTGCTCGTGAGCAATGCCGCGAGTGGCTGCAGCAGAATCTCAATCTTTCCCAGATCGAACTGGTCGAAACCTCAAGTACAGCGGCGGCGGCAAGGCTGGCGGCGGAACGCAAAGACGGCGCCGCCATCGCCTCGCAATTGGCGGCTGAGACCTACGGTCTCAAGGTCTTGCGCGCGGGTATACAGGAGAAATCCTACAATATTACGCGCTTCTTTGTGGTGGGTGCGGAGCAATGCCCGCCTACCGGCGATGACAAAACTTCGATGGTGTGCTCGGTGCGCGATAAGCCGGGGAGCCTCTATCGCATGCTGACCCCCTTCGAACGAAGCGGCATCAATCTGACGCGCATTGAATCTCGCGCCAGCCGCCGCGCCTTTGGCGATTACAATTTCTTTATCGACTTTGAAGGGCACCAGCAATCGGAAGCAGTGCGCGCTGTCCTGGCCGAGGTCGAGGAGCATACGTCTTTTTTGAAAATCCTTGGATCCTATCCGCGGATGGACCTGCCCTGAGGCGCAATGAAGCCGCAATCGATATTGATTCTTGGCATGGGCATGATGGGCGCATCGCTGGCGCTTGCCGCGCGCAAACGCTGGCCCACAGTGCGTCTTGATGGCGTGGTGCGCAGCGAGTCTTCGCGCCGCTGGATTGAAGATCAGCGGATGGCCGATCGCGCCATTGCCGCATCCGGCGTCGAAGCGCTTGGCGCTTTGCAACTGGATTCCTATGATCTGATAGTCCTGGCCTTGCCGCTGGGCGCCGTGCGCGCCCTGGCGCCGGTCTTTCCACAATGCAGCTCGTTGATCACCGACATGTCCTCTGCGCGCCGCGAAGTAGATCAGGCCTTTGCTTTGCGCAGCGATCTTCGTTTTGTTGGATCGCATCCGATGTGTGGATCTGAAAATCGCGGGCCCTCCGCCGCCAGTTCCGACCTGTATGTGGATCGCCTCTGTTTGATCAGCAAAGACAGCGGCGCCTATCCTGGCGGAGAGAGCGCTGCAGGAGCCGATCGCCAGCTCATTGCAGAATTCTGGCAGGAGCTGGGGATGCGCATCTGTCTTTTGCCGGCTGAGTTGCACGATCAGACTCTGGCTTATTTGAGTCATGCCCCGCATGTTCTTTCCGGCATTCTGGCGCGCTGGGCCCAGGCCGCGCCGTCCGTCGAACAGAGCCTGGCGCTGGCGCCCATGCCAATTACCGGCGGCGGCTTCAAGGGTATGGCGCGCATTGCCGGCTCCAATCCCGAAATGTGGCGCGACGTTCTGGTAGCTAACCGCCAGGCCGTGTTGCATTCGCTGCGGGATTTTCAGGATCAGCTTGGCGAGATCATTGTCCAGTTGCAGCGTTCGCCGCTCGATGAAGACTGGTGGATGCAATGGTTTGCTGCGGCGCGGCGCGATCGCAATCGCCTTTGTGGATTTCAGGAAGATGAGTAAGCGCGGCGCTGCAAAAACGGTGATTGCACTGGACGGTCCAGCGGGCAGCGGCAAGAGCACAGTTGCTTCCATGCTGGCGGAGCGCCTGGCCTACCTGCACGCCGACTCCGGCGCCATCTATCGCACGTTGACCCTCGCCTGGATGGAGCGTATGGGCGAGGGGCTATCGCCTGAGGACTTTGGCCGGCTGGCGACAGCCGATAAACTGCGGCCAGAAGAGCTGGGCGTCGAGGTGCGGCTGGTCGAAGGCCGCCAGAGCAACTGTCTGAATGGCGTTGATGTTGGCGCACGCATTCGCACGCCGCAGGTGACCGCTCGCATTCGCTACATTGCCGATATGCGCGCCTGTCGCGACGTGGTCAATGCGCAGCTGCGTTCCTTCGCGCGCGTCGCCGATCTGGTGGTCGATGGTCGCGATATTGGGTCGGTGGTGTTTCCAGAGACTCCGTACAAATTCTACCTGGACGCCAGCGTTCAGGTGCGGGCCGAGCGTCGTCAGGGAGAATTCCAGCGCGGCGGCGCCCAGGTCGGCATGGAGCAACTGGCGCGGGAAATCCATGAGCGTGATGAACAGGATCGCGCGCGGCCCTTTGGCGCCTTGCGACAGGCTGAAGACGCTATTCTTATTGACACATCGCTGCTTTCGCCCAACGATGTCGTCCACAGGCTCCTGAGCTATCTGCAGATTCAATTCTAGCAGGTCGTGTTTGCAGCGGCCTGCCAGGCCCCGCCGGGGGCGCAAACGATTCACTCCATCGCTTGAATGGCGACTACAACTACGGTTCCTCTATGACCTCTCGCAACCGCGCATCCACTCCGTTCGACCTCGATCGTGAGGAGCTGGAGTCCATGACGCAAGCCATGGAATCGATGGGCGCTCAGGATGATATTTCCGCCGGCGAAGTGATCGAAGCGCGCGTTATCGACGTCGATGACCGCGACGTCTTTCTGGACATTGGACAGAAGCAGGACGGCCGCTGTCCGCGATCCGAATTTGCGGAGACGCCTTCAGCAGGCGACGTAGTGCACGTCGTCGTCGTTTCGCGCGGCGACGATGGTCCGGTGCGCCTCTCGCGACTGGAGGCCGAACGGCGCATCGCCTGGCGCGATCTGGCCGAGGCGTCCCAGGCCGACGCCGCATTGACCGGCGTGGTAACGCAGAGTTTGAACCACGGCTATCTCGTCGATTTTGGCGGGCTGCAGCTGTTCATGCCCTTTTCGCACGGCGATTTGAAAACGCGAAAGAGCCGCCATGCAGTCGGCCACAAGCTGGATTTCAAAGTGCTGGAGCTGAAGGAGCGCCATCGCTCCGCGGTCGTCTCCCATCGACGCATCATCGAAGAGCGAAACGACGAGCTCTGGAACGCGTTGATAGAGAAATACAAGGAGGGCGACGAAGCGGATGGCGTCATCAGCAAGAAAGTCGCCTTCGGACTCTTCATTGATATCATGGGCGTAGAAGGCCTGCTGCATCAAAGCGACATCAGTTGGAAAAAATGGGCGCCCTTCAAGTCGCGCTTCAAGGTAAAAGAAGCGATTCACGTTAAGATTCTGTCCATGGATCGCGAGAACAATCGACTGTCGCTTGGACTGAAACAACTCAGCGAAGATCCCTGGGAATGGGCGGCCCGCGAGCTGAGCCCCGGCGTCGTTGTCAAAGGACGCGTCAGCTCGGTTACAGACTACGGCGCTTTTCTGGAATTGAAGGAAGGCCTGGAAGGCCTGGTGCACGTTTCCGAACTTACCTGGTCGCGTCGTCCTAGGCACCCGCGCAGCTATCTGGAACAGGACTCCGAAGTTGAGGCCGAGGTGCTGTCCGTCGATCTGGAACAGAAACGCATCTCGCTGGGCCGCAAGAAGATGCTGGCCGATCCCTGGCAGGCGCTTGGGTCGCAGTTGCGCGCCGGAGAGATCGGCGAGGGGCGGGTGGCCAGCATCACGCGTTTTGGCGCCTTTGTTGAAGTGGCCGAAGACATCGAAGGGCTCATTCACTTCAAAGACTACTCCTGGGATGAGCATCCCGATCGCAACATGCTGAAAAAAGGCGATCAGGTAAAGTTCAAGATCCTCGAAGTGAACAAGAAGGAGCGTCGCATCTCCTGTGGGATCAAGCAGCTGACGCCCAGTCCCTTCCAGCAGTTGATGGAGAAGTATCGCAAAGGCGATACGATCCAGGGGACCGTGGCGCGCATTGCGCCCTTTGGTCTTTTCGTAAGCATCGGCGATGGCTTTGAAGGGCTGGTGCACGTTTCCCGTTTGCCGCTGAAGCCCGATCAAAAAATGGAAGAAGTCTACAAGCCAGGACAGGAAGTGAACGCCATCCTGCTTGGCATTGATGCCGACAATCGTCGCATTTCGCTTTCGATCAAGGACTACGATGTGCGCCAGGAACGCGCATTGATTGAGCAGTATTTGAAAAAGGATGCAAGTCCCTCCACCTCCAGTCTGGGCGCCTTTCTGAAGAAGACCCAGGCCTGAAACTGAAGCCGCAGGAGCAGCGCTGAAATATGGCACGTCGACGTCGCACCCAGCAACACGCCGAAGAGATTCGCGCCAGTGCGGCCCTGGATCCCTTGCGCGATTTTCAGGGTAATGCGGCCGAGCGAATGGTCGCCCGCGTCGCGCTCTATCTTCGGCAGCATTTGCGCCAGACCCTGATCGGCGTCGGAATTGTGGCCGTTGCGCTGCTTTCGGCGATCGGCGTTCGCCTGTATCTGGATGCACAGGAGCAGAAGTCGCTGGCGGACTACGAAGCGCTGCTGGCAAATCCGCTGCTTGACCCGGACAATCAGGCCGGCGCGGCGGCCATCGCAAAAGTCGATGAGTATTTGCAGCAACATGATAGCGCCAGCTCCAGCAAGCGCGGCTTGTTGCTCAAATTTGGTCTCGAGCTGCGCGCCAAGAATTTTGGCAGTGCGGCGCAGGCGGCGATGGCCCTCGCCCGCCAAATAGAAACGCCGGAGCTGCGCGGCTATCTCTATCTTCAGGCCGGCGCCTGCTTCGAGGATGCCGAAAAGCTGAACGAGGCGCTCAACGCCTACAGCCTGGCCGTTGACGATTTGCGCGAGGACAATGTGCTGCGCGCTACCGCGCGCTTTGGCCAGTCGCGCGCCCTTTTTGCACTGGGACGTCGCGACGATGGGCGCAAGGCTCTCGAAGAACTGTTTGCAATGAATGCTGGCGCTACCATTGCCGGCGAATATGATGTTCGCGCCGCTGCCGTGGCATTCGCCCTGGCTAATGGCGCGGCCGCGTCGCAACCGTGAACCAGCCCTTTACACTTGCCTTGCCAGCCGGCCGAATGGCCGACGAAAGCATCGAGTTTTTCGAGCGCGCCGGATTTGCTCGTTTCAGCAAGCCGCGCCAGGATCGCTCGCTGGCCTTTCTGGATGACAGCGGAAAAATTCGTGCCGTGCTGGTGCGCAGCCAGGATGTGCCCACCTATGTTCTGCAGGGCGGGGCGCACGCCGGCATAACCGGTCGCGATGTACTGGAAGAAGGCGCCTATGACCTGACTGCCCCGCTGGAGCTGGGCTTCGGTCAATGTCGACTGGCGCTGGCCGCGCCTGCCGAACGCGCTGCAGAGCTGTTGCAGAGTTCGCATCTGCGCGTGGCCACCAAGTATCCGCGCCTGGCGATGGATTACTTTTTCAAACGCGGCGTCAGCTGCGAGGTCATAAAATTACATGGTTCCATCGAGCTGGCGCCAACGCTCGGTCTTTCTGATTGCATTGTCGACCTGGTAAGTACGGGCGCCACGTTGAAGGCCAACGGTCTGCGCGAGATTGAAACGATACTCCAATCGCAGGCTACGTTAACCATACGCCGCGCCGCCTACGCGCTGGATGCCGCCTTTATTCAGGATCTGCTCTCCAGCTTTCGCAGCGCGCTGGCTGCGACGCAATAAGCCCGGGATTTCGCTTGCCGGACGCCAGCAGGGCGACAGTAGCTGGCCCAACTACTGAATTTGAGGACTGGCATGATGAAGCAATGGCATAAGACCACGCTGGCGATTGTTGCCGCGGCGCTGCTTGGCGCTCTGGGCAGCGCCTGCAAAAAAGACAACATGCGCGTGGCGCGCTGGGCGCTGGCGGCAAGCAGCGATGCAGCCGGTCAAACGCGCAGCGGTTATCTGAGCAAGGGCGAGCGCGTGGAATTCCTGCGCGTCGAGGGCGATCGCAGCCTGGTGCGCCTTGCCGATGGAAAGGAAGTCTTTGTGGAAAGTAAGAATCTGTTCATTGACGCCGGCGTTATTCAAAGCAGCGGTCTGCAGATCTATCAACGCCCCAGCGCTACCTCCGGCGCCCAGAGCAGTTCCCGAAATATCAAGCCCGGAGTTGTATTCTTTGTTAAGTCGCGGGAGAAGAACGCAGAGGGCGAGTGGCTGCAGGTAGAAGGCGGCGCCAGCGGAACCTATTTTGCGGGCTGGCTTTTGAACAAAGAGGGGCAGGGCCTGGATTTTGATGTGGCTGTCGTTTCCATGGGTCTGCGCCTGGAGACGGCATTGCAGAAAAAGGATCGCGGCGAGCTGGAGTCTCTGGCCGGCGAGCGCGGCGGCATTGGCGAGGCGGCGGCGGCGGCATTGGCCGAAATGGCGCCGGCGGAAGAAGCCCAGGATGCGGATGGCGCTGTCGATGGATCGAAGCCGGAAGGGCAGCCCTAAGCGTATCCGCATCATTTTGCTGGCGGCGGCAGCCGCGCTTTGTATGCGCGTCTACGTCTGGCCGGGGCCGATGGATATACCGGTGCTGGGCGCTCGACCGAGGCATTGGACGGCTCAGAATTGGTGGGATCGTTGTCCGTGGTGCAGCGGAGAACGCCTGCACTACGGACTCGATATCATTCGACCTGCTGGCGCGAGGATCGTTTCTGCGACGCACGGCATCGTGCTCTACACGGGCCCGGATCCGATTACAGGCCGCGGCGGCCAGGTCGTCATGGTTCTTGGCGCCGATCTCCTCTTGCATTACTACGCACATCTCTCAAAATTCCAGACAGGCTCAGGCGCTCTGGTAAAGCGGGGCGAGGAGCTGGGGCTGGTTGGCAACACGGGCGCATCGGACCTGCCGCATCTGCACTATTCCATCTTCAGTATTTTTCCACATCTGGAGCGCCTTGATTTGAGCCGCCGGCGCGGCTGGCTATTGATCTTCTTTCTGGATCCAAATCGAGAGCTAATGCGACGCGTAGATCCCGAAGCGCTGTCCGCTCCTTGAAGTGCTTTTGGCGGTCAGGGTCTGCAGGCCGGGTGCTATGGCTGCCGCCAGCTGCCGTTCAACTGCCAGTCGTACGGTAAATAGGCGAGGCGCACAGAGTCGATGTTGGCCTGCGCCTCGCTGGCAATGGCCGGCGGCGCATAGCCAAGCACAAAGCGCAGTTCGGCGCCAGGTCCGCCGCCACCGCGGAAGTCGTCGCGAAACCAATCGATCAATTCGGAAACGGAAAGCGTCTGGCGT is a genomic window containing:
- the pheA gene encoding prephenate dehydratase translates to MPSEDEELRQWREGIDHADQEIIRAIMRRTDLVRKIGEVKRRVGAAVYRPDREKEVYDNLRRLVESEFGAAPPMPLAILRHIYREIMSGSIAVEGGPVVSYLGPPASFSHEATLFRFGSAVRALAVDTIPDVFRAVEALSSANFGVVPVDNTTEGAVGVTLEMFLRSELKVYAEHYIRVTLNLLHHEEMDLSAVRRIYTLRIAREQCREWLQQNLNLSQIELVETSSTAAAARLAAERKDGAAIASQLAAETYGLKVLRAGIQEKSYNITRFFVVGAEQCPPTGDDKTSMVCSVRDKPGSLYRMLTPFERSGINLTRIESRASRRAFGDYNFFIDFEGHQQSEAVRAVLAEVEEHTSFLKILGSYPRMDLP
- a CDS encoding prephenate dehydrogenase/arogenate dehydrogenase family protein, yielding MKPQSILILGMGMMGASLALAARKRWPTVRLDGVVRSESSRRWIEDQRMADRAIAASGVEALGALQLDSYDLIVLALPLGAVRALAPVFPQCSSLITDMSSARREVDQAFALRSDLRFVGSHPMCGSENRGPSAASSDLYVDRLCLISKDSGAYPGGESAAGADRQLIAEFWQELGMRICLLPAELHDQTLAYLSHAPHVLSGILARWAQAAPSVEQSLALAPMPITGGGFKGMARIAGSNPEMWRDVLVANRQAVLHSLRDFQDQLGEIIVQLQRSPLDEDWWMQWFAAARRDRNRLCGFQEDE
- the cmk gene encoding (d)CMP kinase, whose product is MSKRGAAKTVIALDGPAGSGKSTVASMLAERLAYLHADSGAIYRTLTLAWMERMGEGLSPEDFGRLATADKLRPEELGVEVRLVEGRQSNCLNGVDVGARIRTPQVTARIRYIADMRACRDVVNAQLRSFARVADLVVDGRDIGSVVFPETPYKFYLDASVQVRAERRQGEFQRGGAQVGMEQLAREIHERDEQDRARPFGALRQAEDAILIDTSLLSPNDVVHRLLSYLQIQF
- a CDS encoding 30S ribosomal protein S1 encodes the protein MTSRNRASTPFDLDREELESMTQAMESMGAQDDISAGEVIEARVIDVDDRDVFLDIGQKQDGRCPRSEFAETPSAGDVVHVVVVSRGDDGPVRLSRLEAERRIAWRDLAEASQADAALTGVVTQSLNHGYLVDFGGLQLFMPFSHGDLKTRKSRHAVGHKLDFKVLELKERHRSAVVSHRRIIEERNDELWNALIEKYKEGDEADGVISKKVAFGLFIDIMGVEGLLHQSDISWKKWAPFKSRFKVKEAIHVKILSMDRENNRLSLGLKQLSEDPWEWAARELSPGVVVKGRVSSVTDYGAFLELKEGLEGLVHVSELTWSRRPRHPRSYLEQDSEVEAEVLSVDLEQKRISLGRKKMLADPWQALGSQLRAGEIGEGRVASITRFGAFVEVAEDIEGLIHFKDYSWDEHPDRNMLKKGDQVKFKILEVNKKERRISCGIKQLTPSPFQQLMEKYRKGDTIQGTVARIAPFGLFVSIGDGFEGLVHVSRLPLKPDQKMEEVYKPGQEVNAILLGIDADNRRISLSIKDYDVRQERALIEQYLKKDASPSTSSLGAFLKKTQA
- the hisG gene encoding ATP phosphoribosyltransferase produces the protein MADESIEFFERAGFARFSKPRQDRSLAFLDDSGKIRAVLVRSQDVPTYVLQGGAHAGITGRDVLEEGAYDLTAPLELGFGQCRLALAAPAERAAELLQSSHLRVATKYPRLAMDYFFKRGVSCEVIKLHGSIELAPTLGLSDCIVDLVSTGATLKANGLREIETILQSQATLTIRRAAYALDAAFIQDLLSSFRSALAATQ
- a CDS encoding M23 family metallopeptidase codes for the protein MDRSRKGSPKRIRIILLAAAAALCMRVYVWPGPMDIPVLGARPRHWTAQNWWDRCPWCSGERLHYGLDIIRPAGARIVSATHGIVLYTGPDPITGRGGQVVMVLGADLLLHYYAHLSKFQTGSGALVKRGEELGLVGNTGASDLPHLHYSIFSIFPHLERLDLSRRRGWLLIFFLDPNRELMRRVDPEALSAP